A region from the Branchiostoma floridae strain S238N-H82 chromosome 9, Bfl_VNyyK, whole genome shotgun sequence genome encodes:
- the LOC118423580 gene encoding TGF-beta-activated kinase 1 and MAP3K7-binding protein 3-like isoform X1: protein MAQGVASSHGNLRMFEELCRRFQEVPQAVVVEVMRKNGSNFELCCQDLQQESGKYLYGDFQMAGDNAMSNHMKQLTIGKPDDHSQRHPLHHCASTPAFMPTGNQQGTFHEDVHTAPVLPTGQNPFLASMRSPQHVPRYGPTVQMYAAQFPQGGNHYVGTMPPGYGQSSGRSTPSPAPTPPPANQQQISPQTPQTPPQVHSPPPSQMHTPSPQEQRPSRSQTNSPFPPMMYQQLTSPQQQLPMYFQQLPYPMMSPPQGYPPQGSFPSPQGQYGGVFTSPQGQLPPHPTVVPGFYQQYGPPGGQQGQFMSGQWNQVPPGYGTMYDRRMSGGSESSGQGSPSHVPQLPPWNFQQQQQPPQQQQQAWHGGQGQMFPRAHSPYHRTDSPRGGHLDTHWSPKHSPRSQSPSPGRGGWTGGQYGATQAHQYTPPGQHGQGRHHGHYQRSPSSQNQYSSLNLAHGYHPSQQPSKTQSPRSSLVFTQPLHVPTQSTYSSPGRPAMSITTPTSNNSTPTPTKTPSQPNLLTPEHPEELRSETGTPPPPILPVISPASSHSSLSSAESRDRGQRPSTSNDNYAYEQALLLHQRARMEKLHKDWNGEKQRLAQVRAEVDEMERDLQDRRKRNATSKCPTVSNATSKCPTVEEIVRKREHNRQLQIEIDCMTKETDLLQQSRYYVSDPVDVPNFYANLGATGQLGPVPPPSAASQHRRNLSSSSAPEGGVTEREGEGGWQMVNYTAEAPNPSAAPEEAEGPQWNCRACTFLNHPQLDKCEICEMPRVI from the exons ATGGCGCAGGGCGTGGCCAGTAGCCATGGCAACCTGCGCATGTTCGAGGAGCTGTGTCGGCGGTTCCAGGAGGTACCGCAGGCCGTGGTCGTGGAGGTCATGAGGAAG AACGGGAGCAACTTTGAGCTGTGCTGCCAGGACCTTCAGCAGGAGAGTGGGAAGTACCTGTACGGGGACTTCCAGATGGCGGGGGACAACGCCATGAGTAATCACATGAAGCAGTTAACCATAGGAAAACCTGACGACCACAGCCAGAGACACCCGTTGCACCACTGTGCAAGCACTCCGGCGTTCATGCCTACAGGGAACCAACAGGGAACTTTTCACGAGGACGTTCACACGGCGCCCGTCTTGCCGACGGGGCAGAATCCGTTTCTTGCGTCCATGAGATCGCCGCAGCACGTGCCGAGATACGGTCCGACGGTGCAAATGTACGCGGCACAGTTTCCTCAAGGAGGGAACCATTACGTAGGGACAATGCCTCCAGGGTACGGCCAGTCTTCAGGCAGGAGTACTCCGAGCCCTGCCCCCACCCCTCCTCCAGCCAACCAACAACAGATCTCCCCACAGACCCCACAGACCCCACCCCAGGTCCACTCCCCACCCCCCTCACAGATGCACACCCCCTCTCCCCAGGAACAGAGACCCTCCCGTAGTCAAACGAACTCTCCCTTTCCCCCCATGATGTACCAACAGCTCACCTCTCCTCAACAACAACTTCCCATGTACTTCCAGCAACTACCCTACCCGATGATGTCCCCACCCCAGGGATACCCTCCCCAGGGGTCCTTCCCCTCCCCCCAGGGGCAGTATGGAGGGGTCTTCACCTCCCCGCAGGGGCAGCTCCCCCCACACCCCACGGTCGTGCCGGGATTTTACCAGCAGTACGGACCTCCAGGGGGCCAGCAGGGGCAGTTCATGTCGGGTCAGTGGAACCAGGTTCCGCCTGGGTATGGCACCATGTACGACAGACGGATGTCCGGAGGGAGCGAGAGttcaggtcaggggtcaccttCCCATGTTCCCCAGCTCCCGCCCTGGAACTtccaacagcagcagcagccgcCACAGCAACAGCAGCAGGCGTGGCacggaggtcaaggtcaaatgtTTCCAAGGGCGCACAGCCCGTACCACAGAACGGACTCCCCGCGTGGCGGGCATTTGGACACCCACTGGTCGCCCAAACATTCGCCAAGGAGCCAGAGTCCGAGCCCGGGTAGGGGAGGGTGGACGGGCGGACAATACGGCGCGACACAGGCGCACCAGTACACCCCTCCTGGGCAGCACGGCCAAGGTCGCCACCACGGCCACTACCAGCGCTCGCCCTCCTCCCAGAACCAGTATTCCAGTCTGAACCTGGCGCACGGTTACCACCCGTCCCAGCAGCCCTCCAAAACACAGTCTCCGCGCAGCTCTCTCGTCTTCACCCAGCCTCTACACGTCCCCACGCAATCAACCTACTCCTCCCCCGGGCGACCGGCCATGTCAATAACAACACCAACGTCCAATAACTCCACACCGACCCCGACAAAAACGCCCAGTCAACCCAACCTGTTAACGCCGGAGCATCCGGAAGAGCTGCGCTCGGAAACGGGAACGCCCCCGCCCCCCATCCTCCCGGTGATCTCCCCTGCCTCCAGCCACAGTAGCCTGTCGTCAGCGGAGAGCAGAGACAGAGGACAGAGGCCCAGCACCAGTAATGACAACTATGCATACGAGCAGG CATTGCTGCTGCACCAGAGAGCCAGGATGGAGAAGTTGCATAAAGACTGGAACGGGGAGAAACAGAGACTAGCGCAGGTCCGCGCCGAGGTGGACGAGATGGAACGTGACCTGCAAGACCGCAGAAAACGTAACGCAACCTCCAAATGTCCCACGGTAAGTAACGCAACCTCCAAATGTCCCACG GTAGAAGAGATTGTGCGTAAGCGGGAGCACAACCGGCAGCTGCAGATAGAGATAGACTGTATGACAAAGGAGACTGACCTGCTACAACAGAGTAGATACTACG taTCGGACCCAGTAGATGTGCCGAACTTCTACGCTAACCTTGGCGCCACGGGACAGCTGGGCCCCGTTCCCCCGCCTAGCGCCGCATCACAACACAGAC GAAACCTGTCGAGCTCCTCAGCACCCGAAGGTGGCGTTACAGaaagggagggggaggggggatggcaGATGGTGAACTATACTGCAG
- the LOC118423580 gene encoding TGF-beta-activated kinase 1 and MAP3K7-binding protein 3-like isoform X2, protein MAQGVASSHGNLRMFEELCRRFQEVPQAVVVEVMRKNGSNFELCCQDLQQESGKYLYGDFQMAGDNAMSNHMKQLTIGKPDDHSQRHPLHHCASTPAFMPTGNQQGTFHEDVHTAPVLPTGQNPFLASMRSPQHVPRYGPTVQMYAAQFPQGGNHYVGTMPPGYGQSSGRSTPSPAPTPPPANQQQISPQTPQTPPQVHSPPPSQMHTPSPQEQRPSRSQTNSPFPPMMYQQLTSPQQQLPMYFQQLPYPMMSPPQGYPPQGSFPSPQGQYGGVFTSPQGQLPPHPTVVPGFYQQYGPPGGQQGQFMSGQWNQVPPGYGTMYDRRMSGGSESSGQGSPSHVPQLPPWNFQQQQQPPQQQQQAWHGGQGQMFPRAHSPYHRTDSPRGGHLDTHWSPKHSPRSQSPSPGRGGWTGGQYGATQAHQYTPPGQHGQGRHHGHYQRSPSSQNQYSSLNLAHGYHPSQQPSKTQSPRSSLVFTQPLHVPTQSTYSSPGRPAMSITTPTSNNSTPTPTKTPSQPNLLTPEHPEELRSETGTPPPPILPVISPASSHSSLSSAESRDRGQRPSTSNDNYAYEQALLLHQRARMEKLHKDWNGEKQRLAQVRAEVDEMERDLQDRRKRNATSKCPTVEEIVRKREHNRQLQIEIDCMTKETDLLQQSRYYVSDPVDVPNFYANLGATGQLGPVPPPSAASQHRRNLSSSSAPEGGVTEREGEGGWQMVNYTAEAPNPSAAPEEAEGPQWNCRACTFLNHPQLDKCEICEMPRVI, encoded by the exons ATGGCGCAGGGCGTGGCCAGTAGCCATGGCAACCTGCGCATGTTCGAGGAGCTGTGTCGGCGGTTCCAGGAGGTACCGCAGGCCGTGGTCGTGGAGGTCATGAGGAAG AACGGGAGCAACTTTGAGCTGTGCTGCCAGGACCTTCAGCAGGAGAGTGGGAAGTACCTGTACGGGGACTTCCAGATGGCGGGGGACAACGCCATGAGTAATCACATGAAGCAGTTAACCATAGGAAAACCTGACGACCACAGCCAGAGACACCCGTTGCACCACTGTGCAAGCACTCCGGCGTTCATGCCTACAGGGAACCAACAGGGAACTTTTCACGAGGACGTTCACACGGCGCCCGTCTTGCCGACGGGGCAGAATCCGTTTCTTGCGTCCATGAGATCGCCGCAGCACGTGCCGAGATACGGTCCGACGGTGCAAATGTACGCGGCACAGTTTCCTCAAGGAGGGAACCATTACGTAGGGACAATGCCTCCAGGGTACGGCCAGTCTTCAGGCAGGAGTACTCCGAGCCCTGCCCCCACCCCTCCTCCAGCCAACCAACAACAGATCTCCCCACAGACCCCACAGACCCCACCCCAGGTCCACTCCCCACCCCCCTCACAGATGCACACCCCCTCTCCCCAGGAACAGAGACCCTCCCGTAGTCAAACGAACTCTCCCTTTCCCCCCATGATGTACCAACAGCTCACCTCTCCTCAACAACAACTTCCCATGTACTTCCAGCAACTACCCTACCCGATGATGTCCCCACCCCAGGGATACCCTCCCCAGGGGTCCTTCCCCTCCCCCCAGGGGCAGTATGGAGGGGTCTTCACCTCCCCGCAGGGGCAGCTCCCCCCACACCCCACGGTCGTGCCGGGATTTTACCAGCAGTACGGACCTCCAGGGGGCCAGCAGGGGCAGTTCATGTCGGGTCAGTGGAACCAGGTTCCGCCTGGGTATGGCACCATGTACGACAGACGGATGTCCGGAGGGAGCGAGAGttcaggtcaggggtcaccttCCCATGTTCCCCAGCTCCCGCCCTGGAACTtccaacagcagcagcagccgcCACAGCAACAGCAGCAGGCGTGGCacggaggtcaaggtcaaatgtTTCCAAGGGCGCACAGCCCGTACCACAGAACGGACTCCCCGCGTGGCGGGCATTTGGACACCCACTGGTCGCCCAAACATTCGCCAAGGAGCCAGAGTCCGAGCCCGGGTAGGGGAGGGTGGACGGGCGGACAATACGGCGCGACACAGGCGCACCAGTACACCCCTCCTGGGCAGCACGGCCAAGGTCGCCACCACGGCCACTACCAGCGCTCGCCCTCCTCCCAGAACCAGTATTCCAGTCTGAACCTGGCGCACGGTTACCACCCGTCCCAGCAGCCCTCCAAAACACAGTCTCCGCGCAGCTCTCTCGTCTTCACCCAGCCTCTACACGTCCCCACGCAATCAACCTACTCCTCCCCCGGGCGACCGGCCATGTCAATAACAACACCAACGTCCAATAACTCCACACCGACCCCGACAAAAACGCCCAGTCAACCCAACCTGTTAACGCCGGAGCATCCGGAAGAGCTGCGCTCGGAAACGGGAACGCCCCCGCCCCCCATCCTCCCGGTGATCTCCCCTGCCTCCAGCCACAGTAGCCTGTCGTCAGCGGAGAGCAGAGACAGAGGACAGAGGCCCAGCACCAGTAATGACAACTATGCATACGAGCAGG CATTGCTGCTGCACCAGAGAGCCAGGATGGAGAAGTTGCATAAAGACTGGAACGGGGAGAAACAGAGACTAGCGCAGGTCCGCGCCGAGGTGGACGAGATGGAACGTGACCTGCAAGACCGCAGAAAACGTAACGCAACCTCCAAATGTCCCACG GTAGAAGAGATTGTGCGTAAGCGGGAGCACAACCGGCAGCTGCAGATAGAGATAGACTGTATGACAAAGGAGACTGACCTGCTACAACAGAGTAGATACTACG taTCGGACCCAGTAGATGTGCCGAACTTCTACGCTAACCTTGGCGCCACGGGACAGCTGGGCCCCGTTCCCCCGCCTAGCGCCGCATCACAACACAGAC GAAACCTGTCGAGCTCCTCAGCACCCGAAGGTGGCGTTACAGaaagggagggggaggggggatggcaGATGGTGAACTATACTGCAG
- the LOC118423580 gene encoding TGF-beta-activated kinase 1 and MAP3K7-binding protein 3-like isoform X3: MAQGVASSHGNLRMFEELCRRFQEVPQAVVVEVMRKNGSNFELCCQDLQQESGKYLYGDFQMAGDNAMSNHMKQLTIGKPDDHSQRHPLHHCASTPAFMPTGNQQGTFHEDVHTAPVLPTGQNPFLASMRSPQHVPRYGPTVQMYAAQFPQGGNHYVGTMPPGYGQSSGRSTPSPAPTPPPANQQQISPQTPQTPPQVHSPPPSQMHTPSPQEQRPSRSQTNSPFPPMMYQQLTSPQQQLPMYFQQLPYPMMSPPQGYPPQGSFPSPQGQYGGVFTSPQGQLPPHPTVVPGFYQQYGPPGGQQGQFMSGQWNQVPPGYGTMYDRRMSGGSESSGQGSPSHVPQLPPWNFQQQQQPPQQQQQAWHGGQGQMFPRAHSPYHRTDSPRGGHLDTHWSPKHSPRSQSPSPGRGGWTGGQYGATQAHQYTPPGQHGQGRHHGHYQRSPSSQNQYSSLNLAHGYHPSQQPSKTQSPRSSLVFTQPLHVPTQSTYSSPGRPAMSITTPTSNNSTPTPTKTPSQPNLLTPEHPEELRSETGTPPPPILPVISPASSHSSLSSAESRDRGQRPSTSNDNYAYEQALLLHQRARMEKLHKDWNGEKQRLAQVRAEVDEMERDLQDRRKRNATSKCPTVSNATSKCPTVEEIVRKREHNRQLQIEIDCMTKETDLLQQSRYYVSDPVDVPNFYANLGATGQLGPVPPPSAASQHRQAPNPSAAPEEAEGPQWNCRACTFLNHPQLDKCEICEMPRVI, translated from the exons ATGGCGCAGGGCGTGGCCAGTAGCCATGGCAACCTGCGCATGTTCGAGGAGCTGTGTCGGCGGTTCCAGGAGGTACCGCAGGCCGTGGTCGTGGAGGTCATGAGGAAG AACGGGAGCAACTTTGAGCTGTGCTGCCAGGACCTTCAGCAGGAGAGTGGGAAGTACCTGTACGGGGACTTCCAGATGGCGGGGGACAACGCCATGAGTAATCACATGAAGCAGTTAACCATAGGAAAACCTGACGACCACAGCCAGAGACACCCGTTGCACCACTGTGCAAGCACTCCGGCGTTCATGCCTACAGGGAACCAACAGGGAACTTTTCACGAGGACGTTCACACGGCGCCCGTCTTGCCGACGGGGCAGAATCCGTTTCTTGCGTCCATGAGATCGCCGCAGCACGTGCCGAGATACGGTCCGACGGTGCAAATGTACGCGGCACAGTTTCCTCAAGGAGGGAACCATTACGTAGGGACAATGCCTCCAGGGTACGGCCAGTCTTCAGGCAGGAGTACTCCGAGCCCTGCCCCCACCCCTCCTCCAGCCAACCAACAACAGATCTCCCCACAGACCCCACAGACCCCACCCCAGGTCCACTCCCCACCCCCCTCACAGATGCACACCCCCTCTCCCCAGGAACAGAGACCCTCCCGTAGTCAAACGAACTCTCCCTTTCCCCCCATGATGTACCAACAGCTCACCTCTCCTCAACAACAACTTCCCATGTACTTCCAGCAACTACCCTACCCGATGATGTCCCCACCCCAGGGATACCCTCCCCAGGGGTCCTTCCCCTCCCCCCAGGGGCAGTATGGAGGGGTCTTCACCTCCCCGCAGGGGCAGCTCCCCCCACACCCCACGGTCGTGCCGGGATTTTACCAGCAGTACGGACCTCCAGGGGGCCAGCAGGGGCAGTTCATGTCGGGTCAGTGGAACCAGGTTCCGCCTGGGTATGGCACCATGTACGACAGACGGATGTCCGGAGGGAGCGAGAGttcaggtcaggggtcaccttCCCATGTTCCCCAGCTCCCGCCCTGGAACTtccaacagcagcagcagccgcCACAGCAACAGCAGCAGGCGTGGCacggaggtcaaggtcaaatgtTTCCAAGGGCGCACAGCCCGTACCACAGAACGGACTCCCCGCGTGGCGGGCATTTGGACACCCACTGGTCGCCCAAACATTCGCCAAGGAGCCAGAGTCCGAGCCCGGGTAGGGGAGGGTGGACGGGCGGACAATACGGCGCGACACAGGCGCACCAGTACACCCCTCCTGGGCAGCACGGCCAAGGTCGCCACCACGGCCACTACCAGCGCTCGCCCTCCTCCCAGAACCAGTATTCCAGTCTGAACCTGGCGCACGGTTACCACCCGTCCCAGCAGCCCTCCAAAACACAGTCTCCGCGCAGCTCTCTCGTCTTCACCCAGCCTCTACACGTCCCCACGCAATCAACCTACTCCTCCCCCGGGCGACCGGCCATGTCAATAACAACACCAACGTCCAATAACTCCACACCGACCCCGACAAAAACGCCCAGTCAACCCAACCTGTTAACGCCGGAGCATCCGGAAGAGCTGCGCTCGGAAACGGGAACGCCCCCGCCCCCCATCCTCCCGGTGATCTCCCCTGCCTCCAGCCACAGTAGCCTGTCGTCAGCGGAGAGCAGAGACAGAGGACAGAGGCCCAGCACCAGTAATGACAACTATGCATACGAGCAGG CATTGCTGCTGCACCAGAGAGCCAGGATGGAGAAGTTGCATAAAGACTGGAACGGGGAGAAACAGAGACTAGCGCAGGTCCGCGCCGAGGTGGACGAGATGGAACGTGACCTGCAAGACCGCAGAAAACGTAACGCAACCTCCAAATGTCCCACGGTAAGTAACGCAACCTCCAAATGTCCCACG GTAGAAGAGATTGTGCGTAAGCGGGAGCACAACCGGCAGCTGCAGATAGAGATAGACTGTATGACAAAGGAGACTGACCTGCTACAACAGAGTAGATACTACG taTCGGACCCAGTAGATGTGCCGAACTTCTACGCTAACCTTGGCGCCACGGGACAGCTGGGCCCCGTTCCCCCGCCTAGCGCCGCATCACAACACAGAC